The Edaphobacter sp. 12200R-103 genome contains a region encoding:
- a CDS encoding anti-sigma factor, which translates to MNSPDCDKVRSSFSSYLDGAVDGRQMQAIAQHLEVCADCHSEFEMLRLMQNSLASLGPARAPADMGTRLRVAISHEIATRRRDWKGVVALKWENTIRPWAVQVSAGAACSVALVGTIMVLLGLFAAPQAVMANDEPLGAMTSPRYLYSAVMPRPIVTGHDDAPIIVEAFINDRGQVYDYNIVSGPEDSTVRNQVADQLLLSVFEPARVFGEPVRSRVVMTFAGISVQG; encoded by the coding sequence ATGAACTCCCCTGATTGCGATAAAGTACGGTCGTCCTTCTCGTCCTACCTCGACGGAGCAGTCGATGGACGGCAGATGCAGGCTATCGCGCAACATCTGGAGGTATGCGCCGACTGCCATAGCGAGTTTGAGATGCTTCGTCTTATGCAGAACTCGCTGGCATCGCTGGGACCGGCACGGGCGCCGGCCGATATGGGAACCCGTCTGCGCGTTGCCATATCGCACGAGATCGCTACCAGAAGGCGCGACTGGAAGGGTGTCGTTGCGCTCAAGTGGGAAAATACGATTCGCCCATGGGCCGTCCAGGTCTCCGCTGGCGCCGCCTGTTCCGTAGCCCTGGTCGGAACCATCATGGTTCTGCTGGGTCTGTTTGCAGCGCCACAGGCAGTGATGGCCAATGACGAGCCACTGGGAGCGATGACGTCTCCTCGCTATCTATACTCTGCAGTGATGCCCAGGCCGATCGTGACCGGCCACGACGATGCGCCCATCATCGTAGAAGCTTTTATCAATGATCGCGGACAGGTCTATGACTACAACATTGTCTCCGGTCCGGAAGACTCCACGGTGCGCAACCAGGTTGCAGATCAGCTGCTGCTGAGCGTCTTCGAGCCCGCCCGCGTCTTCGGAGAGCCGGTTCGCAGCCGCGTGGTCATGACCTTCGCCGGAATCTCGGTTCAGGGATAG
- a CDS encoding AGE family epimerase/isomerase — protein MHRFVEKFAFGQDWEAKRRALTLVILFVSLSWQAVGYAEGIKKLEIGRLESGATVSFVRSSAGEWGIKVAGGDAPVIEQAQPAGVEVYRQSDDIRKLSAGYKTVKKIEKGADAYAEVQYGPHVLFRMHDVWHLKGSVLSVRRTVRVVGNAEGGFDSEITFDMDRSTGWTDVNYMVPGAIYGDPTYDGDRSPGGTLNYAARRLVMREDILAAPLFALSFRNGSSISLLDPAPRGDSTEEETKLTNLVMIDARFQFGAMGAWQGEEGAIHFGFLFPGTIHEFSGPRNKPAVPRWVRRYHPISQSLSQNYQVDFRFGHNESFPEVTRDSWRWAWNTLNPPVNYINVDETRRVLIDHLAAHVETINGRTGVPFVLSTMNDKKNWNWPMVALGFVGKDIECADQLLREGDRDKTERGQKMRQLGLGIITTAIQALPTVPLQATGFDIQNGKPWDHIWLAPWLRNATEDMRVLMRAYRRERLQGRQHPEWMTWAKNYVDWLIQQQREDGSFPRRWKPGSNEVAEPTGTASYNPVPLLVLMTEETGDPKYQQAAIRAAEYVWTAFGSRGLFVGGASDNPNITDKEAGMLSMEAFLSLYESTKDPKWLERAQTAGDFAESWIWIWNLPMAVDADNAQLHWKKGVPTVGLQGITALNTGSTDEYLSWAVPSYAKLYNYTGDEHYLQVARVLLNDTKSMVALPGRQYDMKGIGWQQENFRLGPGPNGRGVGSHRFWLPWVSANHLYGITGLEEYDPALFKRISTKPAEGKMAAAK, from the coding sequence ATGCACCGATTCGTGGAGAAGTTTGCATTCGGTCAGGACTGGGAGGCTAAGCGAAGAGCCCTTACTCTCGTCATCCTGTTTGTATCTTTGTCATGGCAGGCTGTTGGCTACGCTGAAGGAATTAAAAAATTAGAAATCGGCCGTCTTGAATCGGGTGCCACTGTCTCGTTCGTACGCTCGTCCGCAGGCGAATGGGGAATCAAAGTCGCAGGGGGAGATGCTCCTGTCATTGAGCAGGCTCAGCCCGCCGGTGTAGAGGTCTATCGCCAATCGGATGACATCCGCAAACTATCCGCTGGTTACAAGACAGTTAAAAAGATCGAGAAGGGAGCTGATGCGTATGCTGAGGTTCAATACGGTCCTCACGTTCTCTTCCGTATGCACGATGTATGGCATCTCAAGGGATCGGTACTGTCAGTTCGCAGAACGGTTCGAGTTGTCGGCAATGCTGAAGGAGGATTCGATTCAGAGATCACCTTCGATATGGATCGCTCTACCGGATGGACCGATGTGAATTATATGGTTCCGGGAGCAATCTATGGAGATCCCACCTATGATGGCGATCGTTCTCCCGGAGGAACTTTGAATTACGCCGCCCGGCGTCTCGTCATGCGGGAAGACATTCTCGCTGCCCCATTATTTGCTCTTTCTTTTAGGAATGGTTCTTCTATCTCATTGCTCGATCCCGCACCGCGAGGTGATTCGACCGAAGAGGAGACAAAGCTCACCAATTTGGTGATGATTGACGCGCGCTTTCAGTTTGGCGCGATGGGAGCATGGCAGGGCGAGGAAGGCGCCATTCATTTTGGCTTTCTTTTCCCAGGCACGATTCACGAGTTTTCTGGACCGAGGAATAAACCCGCTGTTCCCCGGTGGGTTCGTCGGTATCACCCAATTTCCCAAAGTCTTTCCCAGAATTACCAGGTAGATTTCCGGTTTGGCCACAACGAGTCGTTTCCGGAAGTCACGCGAGATTCCTGGCGCTGGGCGTGGAATACTCTGAATCCACCGGTGAACTACATCAATGTCGACGAGACGCGGCGCGTTTTGATCGATCATCTTGCGGCGCACGTGGAGACGATCAATGGAAGAACGGGAGTTCCATTTGTCCTGTCTACGATGAACGATAAGAAAAACTGGAACTGGCCGATGGTCGCGTTGGGCTTTGTGGGAAAGGATATAGAATGCGCCGACCAGTTGTTGCGGGAAGGAGACCGGGATAAGACAGAGCGTGGTCAGAAAATGCGCCAGCTTGGGCTGGGAATTATTACAACTGCGATTCAGGCTCTCCCCACAGTTCCTCTGCAGGCAACAGGTTTTGATATTCAAAATGGAAAACCGTGGGATCATATCTGGCTGGCACCATGGCTTCGGAATGCCACGGAAGACATGCGTGTGTTGATGCGCGCGTACCGACGAGAACGCCTGCAGGGCCGTCAACATCCAGAATGGATGACGTGGGCGAAGAATTACGTCGACTGGCTTATCCAGCAGCAACGTGAGGATGGATCCTTTCCTCGTCGCTGGAAGCCAGGAAGCAATGAAGTAGCAGAACCGACTGGGACAGCCAGCTATAACCCCGTGCCGTTACTGGTCCTCATGACAGAAGAGACGGGCGATCCGAAGTACCAGCAAGCAGCGATTCGTGCTGCAGAATATGTCTGGACGGCGTTCGGAAGCCGCGGCCTCTTTGTCGGAGGAGCAAGCGACAATCCGAACATTACAGATAAGGAAGCCGGAATGCTGAGCATGGAGGCATTTCTAAGTCTCTATGAATCCACCAAAGATCCCAAATGGCTGGAACGCGCGCAGACCGCAGGAGACTTCGCTGAAAGCTGGATATGGATCTGGAACCTGCCGATGGCGGTAGATGCAGACAATGCACAACTCCATTGGAAGAAGGGCGTTCCGACGGTGGGTCTACAGGGCATCACGGCGTTGAATACAGGCAGCACAGATGAGTATCTTTCGTGGGCCGTTCCGTCATATGCGAAGCTTTACAACTACACCGGAGATGAACATTATCTCCAGGTTGCGCGCGTCCTGTTGAATGACACGAAATCAATGGTTGCGCTGCCCGGGAGACAGTACGACATGAAGGGCATCGGCTGGCAGCAGGAAAACTTCAGATTGGGGCCTGGTCCCAATGGACGTGGCGTAGGATCCCATCGATTCTGGCTGCCTTGGGTCTCCGCGAACCACCTTTACGGAATCACCGGCCTCGAGGAATACGATCCCGCTCTATTCAAGCGAATCTCCACGAAACCCGCTGAAGGCAAGATGGCCGCTGCGAAATAA
- a CDS encoding TonB-dependent receptor, giving the protein MSLKKTNIYYFFVLFIVMLFGSAHAQNTTGSIVGSVRDATDSALPGSIVTLTNVSTGDRRVATANDSGDYQFLNLPPGHYSLSVAMQGFKTYTHNDVEVQVELATRQNVTMEVGTATEQVTVTSAAPIIQSENASLGQVVQGKAVTDIPLNGRNVLALVGLTPGVVPQGSASANLTGLGVFSAGNFQIGGGTANQSSTLFDGSPVNISYGNITVLVPDQDVVQEFRAQISNNTAEYGRYTGGVINITSKSGGNQIHGTVYEFVRNTIFNSTPYFSKHNPAQVLEKNPYHQNQFGANIGFPIIKDKLFGFFDYQGYRQSFQQTYNYVVPTERQRTGDFSEFSTPIYDPCGGTVGAGQGCPNYTGGPTPFPGNKIPLNRISPVAHNIINWGYWAPPTNASLPPNQNFLSYSSMGGVNNQYTGRVDFNLSDKQRMFGRYTHWKSDNIAPIPFKNGLISGDPTSPEHFVTRQVVFGDTYVFTPSLVGDLRLSYLRWNYTRLPGTLGYNLGDLGFNPASQLDQISDFNHVSNSTTFPAITIQGYNNASNGYIFGVNQNYAIAPSITKTIKGHTIKAGADLRRLEMLYFQNNYPGGNFQFDPTWTGNAFASFLLGYMVDQSVNPTVIQISQPTYNTIYYQGYYVQDNWNVSRRVTLNIGLRYDIPGVYRERHELLATFDPNAVNPLVTLNNGSTVHGAYDLVGTPQHPAKGLRNEHFANFSPRLGIAFRPDEKTVLRAGWGSFFIASDLQFPESSAQSPLSYITNNPVSTRDGGLTPYATLDNPMPTGLTQAPGRDSRYQRLLLGGSANALNQDEENGVAYQWNFAIQRQMPLGIALEAAYAGLHGSHLPVSHSRNQVPKDVLDRALADPACSPTVTSACFLQGSTANPFTNYASTFTQGAQQYPTLPKFQLYRPFPQYGNISNTGNYIGISNYNSLQVKGEKRFSQGGVLLLSYTFSKLMANAESLTSWLEVVGAPGFQNMSDLDREYALSGYDSRQRLVASYVYSLPIGRGQRFFANVSGLADKVVSGWGVNGVSTFQKGFPMGVSMNLNTVSMYSGAGTTRPNVVPGVDKRTHGRIQDRLGDQYSKTTYFNLAAFAAPGPFRYGNESRTDNELRLPGIANWDFALFKDTHISERLTFQFRAEAFNLFNRVQFGGPNTAIGNAQNGRITRQANDPRTLQLAGRINF; this is encoded by the coding sequence TTGAGCTTAAAAAAAACTAATATTTACTATTTCTTTGTTCTGTTCATAGTTATGTTGTTCGGGAGCGCGCATGCTCAGAACACAACCGGATCTATTGTTGGTTCCGTCAGAGACGCGACCGACTCTGCGCTTCCGGGTTCTATTGTTACGCTGACGAATGTATCCACGGGAGACAGGCGTGTCGCCACGGCGAATGACTCGGGAGATTACCAGTTTCTGAATCTCCCACCCGGACACTACAGCCTTTCAGTAGCGATGCAAGGATTTAAGACCTACACGCATAATGATGTTGAGGTGCAGGTCGAACTTGCGACGCGACAAAATGTCACGATGGAAGTGGGTACGGCGACGGAACAGGTTACCGTTACGTCTGCAGCTCCGATCATTCAATCGGAGAACGCCTCTCTCGGGCAGGTAGTGCAGGGAAAGGCAGTTACTGACATTCCACTTAATGGGAGAAACGTACTCGCCCTCGTAGGCTTGACTCCGGGTGTAGTTCCGCAAGGAAGTGCCTCGGCGAACCTTACGGGCCTCGGCGTTTTTTCTGCGGGAAATTTCCAGATTGGTGGAGGAACAGCGAACCAGAGTTCGACCCTGTTCGACGGTTCACCGGTGAACATCTCTTACGGAAATATTACCGTCCTTGTTCCGGATCAGGATGTCGTACAGGAGTTCCGAGCGCAGATCAGTAACAATACTGCGGAGTATGGCAGATATACGGGCGGCGTCATTAACATTACCTCCAAGTCTGGTGGTAACCAGATTCATGGCACGGTCTACGAATTTGTACGGAACACTATCTTCAACTCGACGCCTTATTTTTCCAAACACAACCCTGCTCAGGTTTTGGAGAAGAACCCATATCATCAGAATCAGTTCGGGGCGAACATAGGATTTCCGATCATTAAGGACAAGCTGTTCGGATTCTTTGATTATCAAGGGTATCGTCAGAGCTTCCAGCAAACTTACAATTATGTTGTTCCCACGGAGCGGCAGCGCACCGGTGATTTCTCAGAGTTCTCTACGCCGATCTATGACCCGTGCGGCGGGACCGTAGGTGCGGGCCAAGGTTGTCCGAATTACACCGGAGGGCCAACTCCCTTTCCCGGCAACAAAATTCCGTTGAATCGCATCTCTCCGGTTGCGCACAACATCATTAATTGGGGTTATTGGGCGCCCCCGACAAACGCGTCGTTGCCACCGAACCAGAACTTCCTAAGCTATTCGTCGATGGGAGGGGTCAACAATCAATACACCGGGCGCGTTGACTTCAACCTGAGCGATAAACAACGTATGTTCGGCCGATATACGCATTGGAAGTCCGACAATATCGCGCCTATTCCGTTCAAAAACGGTCTGATTTCTGGCGATCCGACGTCGCCTGAGCATTTTGTTACCCGACAGGTTGTTTTTGGAGACACTTATGTCTTTACGCCTTCGCTCGTGGGAGATCTCCGGCTCTCTTATCTCAGATGGAATTACACGCGTCTTCCAGGGACTCTAGGCTATAACCTTGGCGATCTGGGTTTCAATCCCGCTAGCCAACTGGATCAGATCTCAGATTTCAATCACGTTTCTAACTCCACAACTTTTCCCGCAATAACAATCCAGGGTTATAACAACGCGTCGAATGGATATATCTTCGGGGTCAACCAGAACTACGCGATCGCCCCTAGTATTACCAAGACGATCAAAGGGCATACGATCAAAGCAGGAGCAGATCTTCGTCGCTTGGAAATGCTCTACTTTCAAAACAATTACCCTGGCGGTAACTTCCAATTTGATCCAACATGGACCGGAAATGCGTTTGCTTCCTTCCTGCTGGGCTACATGGTTGATCAATCCGTCAATCCCACGGTCATCCAGATTTCTCAGCCTACTTACAACACAATTTACTATCAGGGATATTATGTCCAGGATAACTGGAACGTTTCACGCAGGGTTACGCTCAATATCGGCCTGCGTTACGACATTCCGGGAGTCTACCGGGAGCGCCACGAGCTTCTGGCCACCTTTGATCCGAACGCTGTGAACCCGCTTGTGACGTTGAATAATGGTTCGACAGTTCACGGTGCTTACGATTTAGTGGGTACACCGCAACATCCGGCGAAGGGTCTGCGCAATGAACACTTCGCGAACTTTTCCCCGCGTCTCGGCATAGCCTTCCGCCCCGATGAAAAGACGGTCCTGCGTGCAGGATGGGGTTCCTTTTTCATCGCCTCTGATCTTCAATTCCCGGAATCGTCGGCGCAATCCCCCCTGTCGTACATTACGAATAATCCAGTTTCAACGCGCGATGGAGGCTTAACTCCATATGCCACTCTCGATAACCCTATGCCAACGGGGCTTACGCAGGCTCCTGGCCGAGACAGCAGATATCAGCGCCTCCTTCTCGGAGGGTCCGCCAATGCGCTGAATCAAGATGAAGAAAACGGAGTGGCTTATCAATGGAACTTCGCAATCCAGCGGCAAATGCCTTTGGGGATTGCTCTGGAAGCTGCCTATGCTGGATTGCACGGTTCGCATCTTCCGGTAAGTCACAGCCGCAATCAGGTGCCGAAGGACGTATTAGACCGGGCTTTGGCCGACCCGGCGTGCTCTCCGACGGTAACATCCGCATGTTTTCTTCAAGGAAGTACAGCCAATCCGTTCACTAATTATGCGTCGACATTCACTCAGGGTGCGCAGCAATATCCTACACTGCCCAAGTTCCAGCTTTATCGGCCATTCCCACAATACGGCAACATTTCAAATACTGGTAATTACATAGGAATCAGTAACTATAACTCGCTTCAAGTTAAAGGAGAAAAACGTTTTTCGCAGGGGGGAGTTCTATTGCTCTCGTATACCTTCTCGAAATTGATGGCAAATGCAGAGTCTCTCACTTCGTGGCTTGAAGTAGTGGGCGCGCCCGGTTTCCAGAACATGAGCGACCTCGATAGAGAATATGCGCTTTCGGGGTATGACTCGAGACAAAGGTTGGTGGCGAGCTATGTTTACAGCCTTCCGATCGGTCGTGGGCAGCGCTTCTTTGCGAACGTATCTGGCCTGGCGGACAAGGTGGTATCAGGCTGGGGAGTTAATGGTGTCTCAACCTTCCAAAAGGGATTTCCGATGGGAGTCTCTATGAACCTGAATACTGTTTCCATGTACTCCGGTGCAGGAACGACACGGCCAAATGTTGTGCCTGGAGTTGATAAGCGAACTCATGGGAGAATTCAGGACCGGCTCGGAGATCAGTATTCGAAGACTACTTATTTCAACTTAGCCGCGTTTGCAGCGCCTGGCCCATTCCGGTATGGCAACGAATCTCGTACAGACAACGAGCTTCGCCTGCCGGGGATTGCAAACTGGGATTTCGCACTTTTCAAGGATACCCATATCAGTGAACGCCTGACGTTCCAGTTTCGTGCAGAGGCCTTCAATCTGTTCAACCGTGTTCAGTTTGGTGGTCCAAATACGGCTATCGGGAATGCGCAGAATGGAAGGATTACCAGGCAGGCGAATGATCCTCGAACGCTTCAGCTGGCAGGTCGAATCAACTTTTAG
- a CDS encoding alpha-N-arabinofuranosidase — protein sequence MISMTRLFTRLSSVEKKTFTEKSRRVQVASILARFLVVVISLSCAHAQQAARITVYGDQSGPRVNREIFSQFAEQLGSGIYGGLWVGPSSSIPNIHGYRKDVIDALRDLHVPAVRWPGGCYADQYHWRDGIGPREKRPVRYRRGGNDTNSVGTHEFMDFLDLIGAKAYLSADVGNATPQETVDWMEYMLAPRGTTLSNERAANGHPDPWQVPYLGIGNELWGCGGHMSAEHAADVINQYTTFLHASRGKPFMKIAAGADRGDYHWTETVMREAGPQIDGLALHFYTYLHHAGHEGVGTGYGEKGAAVGFDEKDWASTLAYTFGMDDLIAKHAAIMDKYDPEKRVWLAVDEWGAWYKPDGVHAASSLYQENTIRDALIAAINLNIFVKHADRVKLTAIAQMINVLQAMLLTDGPRMVKTPTYWVYEMYRPWQDATSLPIEVHSEDYAFGGEKMPEVSASAVRDKSGKIHIALTNQNPNLSVKLLLKINSSVPGSVTGRILTAPNIDSRNTFEHPDAVKPVVMQGITQTGDTLSLTLPPKSVSVLSL from the coding sequence ATGATTTCAATGACCAGGCTATTTACAAGGTTGAGTTCAGTGGAAAAGAAAACGTTTACCGAGAAGAGCCGCAGAGTGCAGGTGGCATCAATTCTCGCTCGCTTCCTGGTGGTTGTTATAAGCCTATCGTGTGCCCATGCACAGCAGGCGGCCAGAATTACTGTGTATGGAGATCAGTCCGGCCCGCGTGTGAATCGTGAGATATTCTCGCAGTTTGCCGAACAACTAGGTTCAGGTATCTACGGTGGTCTATGGGTAGGTCCATCTTCCTCTATTCCGAACATTCATGGGTATCGAAAAGACGTCATTGATGCTCTGCGGGATCTTCACGTGCCTGCCGTCCGGTGGCCGGGCGGTTGTTATGCCGATCAGTATCACTGGCGCGACGGCATCGGCCCGAGGGAGAAGCGGCCCGTCAGGTATAGGCGTGGAGGAAATGACACCAACTCCGTCGGAACCCATGAATTCATGGACTTTCTGGATCTGATCGGGGCGAAAGCGTACTTGTCCGCTGATGTGGGGAACGCAACCCCACAAGAGACAGTGGATTGGATGGAGTACATGCTCGCACCGCGGGGTACTACCTTGTCCAATGAACGCGCAGCAAACGGTCATCCTGATCCCTGGCAGGTCCCTTATTTAGGAATTGGGAACGAGCTATGGGGCTGCGGCGGACATATGAGCGCAGAACATGCTGCAGACGTTATCAATCAATACACGACATTTTTGCATGCATCCAGAGGAAAGCCCTTCATGAAGATCGCCGCAGGAGCCGACCGCGGCGATTACCACTGGACCGAAACGGTGATGAGAGAGGCCGGGCCTCAGATTGATGGTCTTGCCCTCCACTTCTACACCTACCTTCATCATGCAGGCCATGAGGGAGTGGGGACCGGATATGGAGAGAAAGGGGCTGCAGTGGGATTCGATGAGAAAGACTGGGCCTCTACGCTTGCATACACCTTCGGCATGGACGATCTGATTGCAAAACATGCGGCAATTATGGACAAGTACGACCCGGAAAAGCGGGTATGGCTGGCCGTCGATGAATGGGGTGCCTGGTATAAACCGGACGGCGTCCATGCTGCTTCATCTCTTTATCAAGAGAACACGATCCGCGATGCGCTTATCGCCGCGATCAATCTCAATATTTTTGTAAAGCATGCGGATCGCGTGAAGCTTACTGCAATCGCACAGATGATCAATGTGCTGCAGGCGATGTTACTGACTGATGGCCCGCGCATGGTCAAGACTCCAACCTACTGGGTGTATGAAATGTACAGGCCCTGGCAGGATGCAACCAGCCTTCCCATCGAAGTTCATTCTGAAGATTATGCATTTGGTGGAGAGAAGATGCCTGAAGTTTCCGCATCCGCAGTCCGGGATAAATCGGGCAAAATCCACATCGCATTAACGAACCAGAATCCAAATCTTTCAGTAAAGCTTCTGTTGAAGATCAATTCTTCCGTCCCGGGCAGTGTAACTGGACGGATATTGACAGCTCCGAATATCGATTCGAGAAATACGTTTGAACATCCCGATGCAGTGAAGCCTGTTGTTATGCAGGGAATCACGCAAACGGGAGATACGCTTTCCTTAACTTTGCCGCCGAAATCCGTTTCTGTCTTGAGTTTATAG
- a CDS encoding sialate O-acetylesterase, translating into MAVFEISPLPIHAQIASSERDRAQPFVSPIFADNMVLQRDKLNTIWGWSDPGDTIHVQIGDRAESAVAQQDHRWQVKIQPPAPGGPYTVRISGHQTVELHNVLVGDVWLCGGQSNMEFQLRGARNGDEEVKAAHHPDIRYFTVGTQSAYRHVNTVSGTWKVVSPASAGRLSAVAYYFARRIQQDVHVPIGLVIDAVGGTPAEAWTSAAALHPLKDFDAPLAELQHFAAQGAPEYGNYVMHWYDEYDIGLKEHWADQSGDGPEWKTVSIPGGFAELGVPDTPAVVWFKREITLPDPIPAGRTVLFLGSIERMDTVYINGKMVGGSAWVENPRTYTIPPDLLKAGKNTITIRVLKTKPKGGFLARPGDIHLTLADKTTILLAGPWKGRLSVDARPPHPLPTSYENWPVMPSVLYEGMLAPLTPLSITGVIWYQGAANSERAYEYRKVLPAMITDWRRAFGQGDLPFYIVSLPAFKARSAVPVDDAWAETREAQAMTAAEVPNSCLAVTIDTGEADNIHPKEKVPVGERLALCALAKHYGRNVVYQGPTVDAMERETASIRLHFTHADGGLVVKGDKLGQFEIAGDDRKWIWADAHIIGDYILVSSSLVQNPTQVRYAWQSNPEATLFNGAGLPAAPFRTDTWTGITEGHRPY; encoded by the coding sequence ATGGCAGTTTTTGAGATTTCACCTCTTCCTATCCATGCCCAGATCGCATCTTCGGAACGGGATAGGGCTCAACCCTTCGTCAGCCCAATCTTCGCTGACAATATGGTGCTGCAGCGCGACAAACTGAACACGATCTGGGGCTGGTCGGATCCGGGCGATACGATTCACGTACAAATTGGAGACAGGGCGGAATCCGCTGTTGCGCAACAGGACCACCGTTGGCAGGTGAAGATTCAGCCTCCGGCTCCCGGTGGGCCGTACACGGTCAGGATCTCAGGTCATCAGACGGTTGAGCTTCATAATGTTCTTGTCGGTGACGTTTGGCTGTGCGGCGGCCAGTCCAATATGGAGTTTCAGCTCCGTGGGGCGCGCAATGGAGATGAAGAGGTAAAGGCAGCTCATCACCCGGACATCCGCTACTTCACTGTAGGAACGCAATCGGCGTACAGGCATGTGAATACCGTGTCAGGAACGTGGAAGGTGGTCTCCCCGGCGAGCGCTGGGCGTCTCTCTGCAGTGGCGTACTACTTTGCACGCCGAATCCAGCAGGATGTTCACGTTCCAATAGGGCTAGTTATTGATGCGGTTGGCGGGACTCCCGCGGAGGCTTGGACAAGTGCCGCTGCACTTCATCCATTAAAGGACTTCGACGCTCCGCTGGCAGAGTTGCAGCACTTCGCTGCACAAGGAGCTCCGGAGTACGGGAACTATGTCATGCATTGGTACGACGAATACGACATCGGCCTTAAAGAACACTGGGCAGACCAGAGCGGGGACGGACCGGAGTGGAAGACCGTCTCCATCCCCGGAGGATTTGCGGAACTCGGAGTTCCGGACACTCCTGCGGTGGTGTGGTTCAAAAGAGAGATCACTTTGCCCGATCCGATTCCAGCCGGGCGCACGGTGTTATTCCTGGGATCCATCGAACGAATGGACACGGTTTACATCAACGGAAAGATGGTGGGTGGGAGTGCCTGGGTTGAGAATCCACGCACCTACACCATTCCTCCGGACCTATTGAAGGCGGGAAAGAATACGATCACAATTCGAGTTCTGAAAACCAAGCCGAAAGGCGGCTTCCTGGCCCGGCCGGGCGACATCCATCTCACTCTCGCAGACAAGACGACCATTCTTCTTGCCGGTCCATGGAAGGGCAGGCTCAGCGTCGATGCGCGGCCTCCCCATCCTCTACCTACGAGTTATGAAAACTGGCCGGTGATGCCGTCTGTCCTCTATGAAGGAATGCTGGCTCCGCTCACCCCGCTCTCGATCACGGGGGTTATCTGGTATCAGGGCGCAGCAAACTCCGAGCGTGCATACGAATATCGTAAGGTTCTTCCTGCAATGATCACCGATTGGCGGCGAGCATTTGGACAAGGTGACTTACCCTTTTATATCGTGAGCTTGCCTGCCTTCAAGGCACGAAGCGCGGTGCCGGTTGACGATGCCTGGGCCGAGACCCGCGAGGCGCAGGCGATGACAGCAGCAGAGGTTCCGAATTCCTGCCTGGCCGTTACGATCGATACGGGAGAAGCGGATAATATCCATCCGAAAGAAAAGGTTCCCGTGGGTGAGCGGCTTGCCCTCTGTGCACTGGCGAAACACTACGGCAGGAACGTGGTCTACCAGGGGCCGACCGTGGATGCGATGGAACGTGAGACTGCATCGATTCGTCTCCATTTCACGCATGCCGACGGCGGCCTGGTGGTCAAAGGAGATAAGCTCGGCCAGTTTGAGATCGCTGGCGATGACAGGAAATGGATCTGGGCAGACGCGCATATTATCGGCGATTACATCCTCGTTTCCTCCTCGCTGGTGCAGAATCCCACGCAGGTTAGATACGCCTGGCAGTCAAACCCGGAGGCTACCCTGTTCAACGGCGCGGGCCTGCCTGCGGCTCCCTTTAGAACTGACACATGGACTGGAATCACCGAGGGCCATCGGCCCTACTGA
- a CDS encoding sigma-70 family RNA polymerase sigma factor — protein sequence MQVGTYLGNLTSAIGITTEEAALVADLKAGSEEAFGILIAQYHQPLYSLIARSLTDPADAADTTQEVFIKVFRSIRGFHGESSLRTWLYRIAVHEASNQRRWWSRHKRQELTIDSSLNSSNSDEEGLSLAATLADHGISPFDHAAQAELRHHVEEALRQLPEAFRTVVVLREIEGFAYEEIAEILNVNVGTVKSRLTRGRSALRTLLTDLLKNSATSTASFSSNLHTRMAHDAEMVTR from the coding sequence ATGCAGGTGGGCACGTACTTGGGAAATCTGACCAGCGCGATTGGCATAACCACGGAAGAGGCGGCACTCGTCGCCGATCTCAAGGCCGGCAGTGAAGAGGCCTTCGGCATTCTTATTGCCCAATATCATCAGCCGCTTTACTCCCTGATCGCCCGCAGCTTGACCGACCCGGCCGATGCGGCCGACACCACGCAGGAAGTCTTTATTAAAGTCTTCCGCAGCATTCGGGGATTTCATGGCGAGTCGAGCCTCCGAACCTGGCTTTATCGGATCGCGGTTCATGAGGCCTCCAACCAGCGTCGCTGGTGGTCGCGCCACAAGCGGCAAGAGCTCACCATCGATTCCAGCCTGAATTCATCGAATTCGGACGAGGAAGGACTCTCTCTGGCAGCTACTCTCGCCGATCACGGCATTTCACCGTTCGATCATGCTGCTCAGGCCGAACTGCGCCACCACGTCGAAGAAGCGCTCCGTCAGCTTCCTGAGGCCTTCCGCACGGTCGTCGTTCTGCGCGAGATTGAAGGCTTTGCTTATGAAGAGATCGCTGAGATTCTCAACGTCAATGTAGGCACCGTAAAATCCAGGCTGACGCGCGGGCGTTCCGCTCTGCGGACTCTTCTGACCGATCTGCTTAAGAATTCTGCTACTTCCACAGCTTCTTTTTCATCGAACCTTCATACCCGGATGGCTCACGACGCGGAGATGGTGACGAGATGA